In the Piscinibacter sp. XHJ-5 genome, one interval contains:
- a CDS encoding IclR family transcriptional regulator — MARQTQKATARTPEAEVDDAAPETDASGPRSLTRVLGLFDLLSLMPQGMTLSELCGSLGTPKSSLLNLLRPLVADGYLVHVGGRYCIGHSLITMAAGVMSAWNFSKMIRPFMEELVRRTEETVLLGVLNRETEVLAFTEIINSPHPVRLQVPVGTIRPLYASPAGWVVLAYADKAFREQYIASVQFKLPMRESLTRVSLARQLAQVREDGVASAISPTVAGASGIAAPVFGASGECVAALTIAGPSDRFERNLDTLKATLKDVAAKASGVFREGHLGNVRTLSPSEGD; from the coding sequence ATGGCCAGGCAAACCCAGAAGGCGACCGCCAGGACGCCGGAGGCAGAGGTCGACGACGCGGCACCGGAGACGGACGCCAGCGGTCCGCGCTCGCTGACGCGGGTGCTGGGCCTGTTCGACCTGCTGTCGCTGATGCCGCAGGGCATGACGCTGTCCGAGCTGTGCGGCAGCCTCGGCACGCCCAAGAGCAGCCTGTTGAACCTGCTGCGGCCGCTGGTGGCGGACGGCTACCTGGTCCACGTGGGCGGGCGGTACTGCATCGGCCATTCCCTGATCACGATGGCTGCCGGGGTCATGTCGGCCTGGAACTTCTCGAAGATGATCCGGCCCTTCATGGAAGAACTGGTCCGGCGCACCGAAGAAACGGTGCTGCTGGGCGTGCTGAACCGCGAGACGGAGGTCCTGGCATTCACCGAGATCATCAACAGTCCGCACCCGGTGCGGCTGCAGGTTCCGGTCGGCACCATCCGGCCCCTTTACGCCAGCCCGGCCGGCTGGGTCGTGCTGGCCTACGCTGACAAGGCCTTCCGCGAGCAGTACATCGCCTCCGTGCAGTTCAAGCTGCCGATGCGCGAAAGTCTCACCCGCGTCTCGCTGGCCCGGCAGCTGGCCCAAGTCCGCGAAGATGGCGTGGCGAGCGCCATCAGTCCCACGGTGGCGGGCGCCTCCGGCATCGCAGCGCCGGTCTTCGGGGCCAGCGGCGAGTGCGTCGCGGCCCTCACCATTGCCGGCCCGTCGGACCGGTTCGAGCGCAACCTCGATACGCTGAAGGCGACGCTCAAGGACGTCGCCGCGAAAGCGTCGGGTGTCTTCCGCGAGGGGCACCTCGGCAACGTCAGGACGCTGAGCCCTTCCGAAGGCGATTGA
- a CDS encoding acyl-CoA dehydrogenase family protein, with product MSYELSEDQKAIQELIRRVAREKVAARADEIDRSAEYPHDMFELLKGLGLFALPFPAEYGGTGSTLSACIAVEELGRVCYNTGYLLVVQWTPFGAIFAGGTAAQKQRLLPGLASGDLRGALSLTEPQSGSDVSGIKTIARRTANGYVLDGAKIWCTNADIADFILVAARTQGVQGEPLGINLFIVDKATPGLTIGRKEDKMGARGVPSCPLFLDGAAIGADSRLGPEGETGAGGFKVAMEALNTSRPIVAARAVGIAQGAIDHAAKYIQERRAFGQAISDFQGVRWMLADMVMQTEAARQLVYRTAAMVDAGVTGKALAPMAAMAKCFASDVAMKVATDAVQLFGAAGVSSEYPINRYFRDAKVVQIIEGTNQIQRNIIAGSLLGRVSG from the coding sequence TTGAGCTACGAGCTGAGCGAGGACCAGAAGGCGATCCAGGAGCTGATCCGCAGGGTGGCGCGCGAGAAGGTGGCCGCGCGCGCCGACGAGATCGACCGCAGCGCCGAGTACCCGCACGACATGTTCGAGCTGCTCAAGGGCCTGGGCCTGTTCGCCCTGCCCTTCCCCGCCGAGTACGGAGGCACGGGCAGCACGTTGTCGGCCTGCATCGCTGTCGAGGAGCTCGGCCGCGTCTGCTACAACACCGGCTATCTGCTCGTCGTGCAGTGGACACCGTTCGGCGCCATCTTCGCCGGGGGCACGGCGGCGCAGAAGCAGCGCCTGCTGCCGGGACTGGCCAGCGGCGACTTGCGCGGCGCGCTGTCGCTGACCGAGCCCCAGAGCGGCTCCGATGTCTCCGGCATCAAGACCATCGCCCGCCGCACCGCGAACGGCTACGTGCTCGACGGCGCCAAGATCTGGTGCACCAATGCCGACATCGCCGACTTCATCCTCGTCGCCGCCCGCACCCAGGGCGTGCAAGGCGAGCCGCTCGGCATCAACCTATTCATCGTCGACAAGGCCACGCCGGGCCTGACCATCGGCCGCAAGGAAGACAAGATGGGCGCGCGCGGCGTGCCGTCGTGTCCGCTGTTCCTCGACGGCGCTGCCATCGGCGCCGACAGCCGCCTGGGCCCCGAAGGCGAAACCGGGGCCGGCGGCTTCAAGGTGGCGATGGAGGCGCTCAATACCAGCCGGCCGATCGTCGCCGCGCGCGCCGTCGGCATCGCTCAGGGCGCGATCGACCACGCGGCGAAATACATCCAGGAGCGGCGCGCCTTCGGTCAAGCGATCAGCGACTTCCAGGGCGTGCGCTGGATGCTCGCCGACATGGTGATGCAGACAGAAGCGGCGCGCCAGCTCGTCTACCGAACCGCAGCGATGGTCGATGCCGGCGTCACCGGCAAGGCGCTGGCGCCGATGGCGGCGATGGCCAAGTGCTTCGCCTCCGACGTGGCGATGAAGGTCGCCACCGACGCCGTGCAGTTGTTCGGCGCCGCCGGCGTCTCGTCGGAATACCCGATCAACCGCTACTTCCGCGACGCCAAGGTGGTGCAGATCATCGAAGGCACGAACCAGATCCAGCGCAACATCATCGCCGGCAGCTTGCTGGGCAGGGTGTCGGGATGA
- a CDS encoding CaiB/BaiF CoA-transferase family protein gives MTGPLAGLKIVELAGIGPGPMCAMLLADLGATVIRVARKHPVKLGIERPLKYDTLLRNRGTVALDLKDPAAVETVLELVEQADALIEGFRPGVTERLGLGPEVCLSRNPRLAYGRLTGWGQHGPLSQVAGHDINYLALTGILDAIGREGQPPTMPLNLVGDYAGGSLYMTVGLLAAVLEARASGRGQVVDAAIVDGAAHLATTFFGMVAGGIWRVGRGTNASDGGSHFYDCYECADGRWIAVGPIEEKFFLQLLERLAIAPESLGPQLSRDHWKAAKAVLAATFRTRSRDEWTELLERTDACATPVLSFAEAPHHPHLRARGTFVEIDGIVQAAPAPRFSRSVPAMPTPPQPATPENTDRALSAWFAPTKIATLRRAGLID, from the coding sequence ATGACGGGCCCACTGGCTGGACTGAAGATCGTCGAGTTGGCTGGCATCGGCCCGGGCCCGATGTGCGCGATGCTGCTCGCCGACCTCGGCGCCACGGTGATCCGGGTCGCCCGCAAGCATCCGGTGAAGCTCGGCATCGAGCGGCCGCTGAAGTACGACACGCTGCTGCGCAACCGCGGCACGGTCGCGCTGGACCTGAAGGATCCGGCGGCGGTCGAGACCGTGCTCGAGCTGGTCGAGCAGGCGGATGCACTGATCGAGGGCTTCCGCCCCGGCGTGACCGAGCGCCTGGGCCTCGGTCCCGAAGTCTGCCTGTCGCGCAACCCGCGCCTGGCCTACGGGCGCCTCACCGGCTGGGGCCAGCACGGCCCGCTCTCCCAGGTGGCGGGACACGACATCAACTACCTCGCGCTGACCGGCATCCTCGACGCCATCGGCCGCGAAGGCCAGCCGCCGACGATGCCGCTGAACCTCGTGGGCGACTACGCCGGCGGCTCGCTCTACATGACGGTCGGGCTGCTGGCCGCGGTCCTCGAGGCGCGTGCCTCCGGCCGCGGGCAGGTCGTCGACGCGGCGATCGTCGACGGGGCCGCGCACCTGGCCACCACCTTCTTCGGCATGGTCGCCGGCGGCATCTGGCGAGTCGGCCGCGGCACCAACGCGAGCGACGGCGGATCGCATTTCTACGATTGCTACGAATGCGCCGATGGCCGCTGGATCGCGGTCGGTCCGATCGAGGAGAAGTTCTTCCTCCAGTTGCTCGAGCGGCTCGCCATCGCCCCCGAGAGCCTCGGCCCGCAGCTGTCGCGCGACCACTGGAAGGCGGCCAAGGCGGTGTTGGCCGCGACATTCAGGACGCGCAGCCGCGACGAGTGGACCGAGCTTCTCGAACGCACCGACGCCTGCGCGACGCCGGTGCTCTCGTTCGCCGAAGCGCCGCATCATCCTCACCTGCGCGCGCGCGGCACCTTCGTCGAGATCGACGGCATCGTGCAGGCTGCGCCGGCGCCGCGCTTTTCGCGCAGCGTGCCCGCGATGCCGACACCCCCGCAGCCCGCGACACCGGAGAACACGGATCGCGCCTTGTCGGCCTGGTTCGCGCCGACGAAGATCGCCACGCTGCGGCGGGCCGGGCTGATCGACTGA